The proteins below come from a single Triticum aestivum cultivar Chinese Spring chromosome 5D, IWGSC CS RefSeq v2.1, whole genome shotgun sequence genomic window:
- the LOC123125028 gene encoding uncharacterized protein — MGSCASRSPAPAAAAGSWRAVGSKTAKVIRLDGSMAQYAALVTAREALVGAARASSFLCSSDELRLDAPARALAADELLQPGWLYFVLPLSMLRRPLSGQEMTALAVRASSALAVASGISSPTRGKNGAALAGANGKRRKVAARVAPLADDDDVAERDGGWDQHLAHGKYGGVRKRVLAAGDVAAGKARRGDGYGGRRSSRHRRRRAGAERLSAILEADDF; from the coding sequence ATGGGCTCGTGCGCCTCGCGCTCGCCGgcgccggcagcggcggcggggtccTGGCGGGCAGTGGGCAGCAAGACGGCGAAGGTGATTCGCCTGGACGGCTCCATGGCGCAGTACGCGGCGCTGGTCACGGCGCGCGAGGCACTGGTCGGCGCCGCCCGCGCGTCGAGCTTCCTGTGCAGCTCggacgagctccgcctcgacgcgcCTGCCCGCGCGCTGGCCGCCGACGAGCTGCTCCAGCCCGGGTGGCTCTACTTCGTGCTGCCCCTGTCTATGCTCCGTCGGCCGCTCTCGGGGCAGGAGATGACCGCCCTCGCCGTCAGAGCTAGCTCGGCGCTGGCAGTCGCGAGCGGCATCTCGTCCCCCACGCGCGGCAAGAACGGAGCCGCGCTGGCTGGCGCCAACGGCAAGCGACGGAAGGTGGCGGCTCGAGTGGCACCACTCGCTGACGACGACGATGTCGCGGAGCGGGACGGTGGATGGGACCAACACCTTGCGCACGGCAAATACGGTGGCGTGCGCAAGAGGGTGCTGGCCGCCGGTGATGTGGCGGCTGGGAAGGCGAGGAGAGGAGATGGTTACGGTGGAAGGCGCAGcagccgccatcgtcgtcgtcgtgcagGCGCGGAAAGGTTGAGCGCGATCTTGGAGGCCGATGACTTCTGA